From the genome of Delphinus delphis chromosome 8, mDelDel1.2, whole genome shotgun sequence, one region includes:
- the UBQLN3 gene encoding ubiquilin-3, with protein sequence MAKSGEALPQGSPVLVQDPHLIKVTVKTPKDKEDFSVTDTCTIQQLKEEISQRFKAHPDQLILIFAGKILKDPDSLAQCGVRDGLTVHLVIKMQRRTVGTECPAASVPIPAPSLGSLPQPSSIYPADRLPTFSLGVLTGLNGLGLTSGSFPDPPSSLMWQDMSVPEFVAQIIDDAFIQGLLSNTGLVRQLVLDNPHMQQLIQHNPEIGHILNNPEIMRQTMEFLCKPAMMQEMMRSQDRALRNLESIPGGYNVLRTMYTDIMHPMLNAVQEQFGGNPFATTTTANATTSSCQPSRMENCDPLPNPWASTFAGSAGRRGRRPGDQDVSELRNSVCNILGNMRLYDYLQQLHERPLSLRTYLQGIASTLSPSQEPPSPPGSQVPPTSPSSQELESGRPLPRESVAIKGKPSCPAFLRYPTESSARKAGSRDGAGNGSTAHSTNMPDLVSRLECAADKAPFVPSPPSPTAVTAGTPEHVWLPPPAYPRPLRPARMNEAPQLQDEMRWQLPLLLHLQAAMANPRAMHALLQIEQGLQILATEAPRLLLLFMPCLAGLGSMAGSTEPREGALMPADPPLAPGPEVPSAQGSVELGLHSMPLLQMLQALAGANPLQLQPETHFRVQLEQLRAMGFLNPEANLQALIATGGDVDAAVKKLRQL encoded by the coding sequence ATGGCCAAAAGTGGAGAGGCCCTGCCGCAGGGCAGCCCGGTGCTGGTCCAGGATCCTCACCTCATCAAGGTGACAGTGAAGACGCCCAAGGACAAGGAGGATTTCTCAGTTACAGACACTTGCACCATCCAGCAGCTGAAGGAAGAGATATCCCAGCGCTTTAAGGCCCACCCTGATCAGCTGATCCTAATATTTGCTGGCAAAATCCTCAAGGACCCTGACTCACTGGCACAGTGTGGGGTCCGAGATGGCCTCACTGTCCACCTGGTCATCAAGATGCAGCGCCGTACTGTGGGCACTGAGTGCCCAGCTGCTTCGGTCCCTATCCCAGCCCCAAGCCTTGGATCGCTCCCTCAGCCAAGCTCCATTTACCCAGCAGACAGGCTACCCACCTTTAGCTTAGGTGTCCTCACAGGCCTCAATGGGCTAGGCCTGACCTCCGGTAGTTTCCCCGACCCGCCAAGCTCACTGATGTGGCAGGATATGTCTGTGCCTGAGTTTGTGGCTCAGATCATTGATGACGCCTTCATCCAGGGTCTGCTGTCCAACACAGGCCTGGTGCGCCAGCTGGTTCTTGACAACCCCCATATGCAGCAGCTGATCCAGCACAACCCTGAGATTGGGCACATTCTCAACAACCCTGAAATCATGCGGCAGACAATGGAGTTTCTGTGCAAACCTGCCATGATGCAAGAGATGATGCGTAGCCAGGACCGGGCACTCAGAAACCTGGAGAGCATCCCTGGTGGCTACAATGTGCTCCGTACCATGTATACAGATATCATGCACCCAATGCTTAATGCAGTGCAGGAGCAGTTTGGTGGCAATCCCTTTGCTACCACCACTACTGCTAATGCTACCACCAGTAGCTGCCAACCTTCAAGGATGGAGAACTGTgaccctctccccaacccctgggcttcCACGTTTGCAGGCTCAGCTGGtaggagaggcaggaggcctggggaccaGGATGTATCCGAACTTAGAAACAGTGTTTGCAATATTCTAGGTAATATGAGGCTCTATGACTATCTCCAGCAATTACATGAGAGGCCCCTGTCCCTGAGAACCTATCTGCAGGGGATTGCATCTACCCTCAGCCCAAGCCAagaaccaccatcaccaccaggaAGCCAAGTTCCCCCAACTTCACCCTCATCCCAGGAACTTGAGTCAGGCCGGCCTCTCCCCAGGGAGTCAGTAGCAATCAAGGGGAAGCCCTCCTGCCCCGCATTCTTGAGATATCCCACAGAGAGCAGTGCTAGAAAAGCGGGAAGCCGAGATGGCGCAGGGAATGGCTCCACTGCCCACAGCACCAACATGCCTGATCTTGTCTCCAGGCTGGAGTGTGCTGCCGACAAGGCCCCATTTGTTCCTTCCCCACCTTCACCCACGGCAGTTACCGCTGGAACCCCTGAGCATGTCTGGCTGCCGCCACCAGCTTACCCAAGACCTCTGAGGCCAGCCAGAATGAATGAGGCCCCACAGTTGCAGGACGAAATGCGCTGGCAGCTGCCACTGCTGCTGCACCTTCAGGCAGCCATGGCAAACCCTCGTGCCATGCATGCCTTGCTGCAGATTGAGCAGGGTCTGCAGATCCTGGCTACTGAAGCCCCTCGCCTCCTCCTTTTGTTCATGCCTTGCCTAGCAGGGCTGGGAAGTATGGCAGGAAGTACAGAGCCTCGAGAGGGTGCCCTTATGCCTGCGGATCCTCCCCTAGCCCCAGGTCCTGAAGTTCCCTCAGCACAAGGCTCTGTGGAGCTGGGCCTCCATTCCATGCCCCTCCTCCAGATGTTGCAAGCCCTAGCTGGCGCCAATCCCCTGCAGCTGCAGCCCGAGACTCACTTCCGGGTGCAGCTGGAGCAATTGCGGGCCATGGGCTTTCTGAATCCTGAAGCCAATCTGCAGGCCCTCATTGCCACCGGAGGTGATGTAGATGCTGCCGTGAAGAAGCTGAGGCAGCTGTAG